The following are encoded together in the Ranitomeya imitator isolate aRanImi1 chromosome 4, aRanImi1.pri, whole genome shotgun sequence genome:
- the BEST2 gene encoding bestrophin-2a, with the protein MTVTYTARVANARFGGFYKLLLLWRGSIYKLLYKEFLVFFVMYAGLSVTYRFFLTDHQRRCFEKVSLYCNNYANLIPVSFVLGFYVTLVVNRWWNQYLCMPMPDRVMCAISATVHGSDERGRMYRRTLMRYCSMSGLLILRSVSTAAFKRFPTVDHVVEAGFMTRHERKKFENLHSSYNKYWVPCVWFCSLAAQARSEGRIRDDHAYKMLIEELNAFRGNCSMLFHYDWISVPLVYTQVVTIAVYSYFLTCLIGRQFLEPSQGYSGHDLDLYVPVFTLLQFFFYAGWLKVAEQLINPFGEDDDDFETNFLIDRNFQVSMLAVDEMYGDVPHLVKDRYWNDSDPRPPYTAATLFQKHQPSFQGSTFDMALTKEDMLFKPLSDIEEMNEETYTGPVPLFSRLFTGVGSSPISSSAALTAPLVAPESQMTLLRRSTSSSFRSSDSLYQEGPEDPAQAETLPHPETRPPDVPVQSIFQAESPPPCSERGAPIADTIASAQ; encoded by the exons ATGACGGTGACGTACACGGCCCGTGTGGCTAATGCCCGGTTCGGGGGCTTCTAtaagctgctgctgctgtggcgggGCAGTATATACAAGCTGCTGTACAAGGAGTTCCTGGTGTTCTTCGTGATGTACGCGGgcctcagtgtcacatacag GTTTTTCCTCACTGACCATCAGAGACGCTGCTTCGAGAAAGTGTCACTTTACTGCAATAACTACGCCAATCTCATCCCCGTGTCCTTCGTGCTCG GTTTCTATGTCACGCTGGTAGTGAACCGCTGGTGGAACCAGTACCTCTGCATGCCAATGCCGGACAGGGTGATGTGTGCCATCTCTGCCACTGTCCATGGCTCAGATGAGCGGGGGAGAATGTACCGCCGGACACTGATGCGTTACTGCAGCATGTCCGGTCTCCTCATCCTGCGCTCCGTCAGCACGGCCGCGTTCAAGAGGTTCCCAACCGTAGATCATGTGGTGGAAGCAG GGTTTATGACTCGTCACGAGAGGAAGAAGTTTGAGAATCTGCACTCCTCCTATAATAAGTACTGGGTCCCGTGCGTCTGGTTCTGTAGTCTGGCCGCCCAGGCGCGGAGCGAGGGCAGAATCCGGGATGACCACGCATATAAAATGCTGATAGAG GAACTAAACGCTTTCCGTGGGAATTGCAGCATGCTCTTTCACTACGACTGGATCAGCGTTCCTCTCGTGTACACTCAG GTGGTGACCATCGCTGTATACAGCTACTTTCTGACGTGTCTGATAGGACGGCAGTTCTTGGAACCCTCCCAGGGATACAGCGGCCATGACTTGGATCTCTACGTCCCTGTCTTCACCCTCTTGCAGTTCTTCTTCTATGCCGGCTGGCTGAAG GTGGCGGAGCAGCTCATCAACCCTTTCGGGGAGGACGACGATGACTTTGAAACCAACTTTTTGATTGACAGGAATTTCCAG GTGTCCATGCTGGCTGTCGATGAGATGTACGGGGATGTTCCCCATCTGGTGAAGGATAGATACTGGAACGACTCGGACCCTCGGCCTCCATACACTGCTGCCACTTTGTTCCAGAAGCATCAGCCTTCCTTCCAAGGATCCACATTTGACATGGC TCTGACCAAGGAGGACATGCTGTTCAAGCCCCTCTCTGACATTGAGGAGATGAATGAGGAGACCTACACTGGGCCGGTCCCGCTCTTCAGCCGTCTCTTCACGGGAGTGGGATCCTCTCCGATATCATCATCTGCTGCTCTCACTGCCCCATTAGTGGCCCCCGAGAGCCAAATGACTTTACTAAGAAGATCGACCAGCTCTTCCTTCAGGTCTTCTGACAGTCTGTATCAGGAGGGTCCTGAAGACCCCGCACAAGCAGAGACCCTCCCTCATCCCGAGACGCGACCTCCTGATGTCCCAGTCCAGTCCATATTCCAGGCTGAATCCCCCCCGCCCTGCAGTGAGCGGGGTGCCCCCATAGCGGACACCATTGCTTCTGCCCAATAG